One Candidatus Atribacteria bacterium genomic region harbors:
- a CDS encoding HDIG domain-containing protein, translated as MQKKKIIDKNIIQKISIFFVLLLAITLVLSINFFPDKILLREGQICTKDILSPGDFEFTDIEATQNLREKAAKSIKEVYDLNLANIENVEKDIDVFFLKIEEYQKKITESSKETPSLTLEFETKEKSEEIELIEIANEINENLGLYISEQVIIGCLLLDNLSLEKIRVDTKNALRKIMEQGIRKDDLETAKKQLIREISEISLDHNDALIASEIATSLLLPSLFLNEEDTEKRRQEAIASVDDLIRTIQKGQIIIRKGEVVTSEDIAILNSLGLKNPKINFSNIIGIVIITAVCLLVIFLYLSFFFPGIYENVNKLILLGIISILVVLLAKIASQVSGYLMPIASASMLIAISLSPNVAMMLTVILSLLIGFFPGGGLNYILVSVISGIVAIYSIRKATQRSSLTRAGLIIAGVNMMIISALGLINNEGYYLILQNNLWGVLNGFLAVIMTIGILPFLESYFDITTSFKLMELSNPNQPLLKKMILEAPGTYHHSIVVGNLSETAAEEIGGNGLLARVGAIYHDIGKIKRPYFFTENQEAYKNIHDDMEPSLSALVIASHVKEGIELAKKSKLPKDIVDIIAQHHGTNLITYFFHRALQENGSANEAVAEENYRYSGPKPQTKEAAIILLADSLEAATRSLTNPTPTRIKTLVKEIIQKNLESGQLEECDLTLKDLDKIGDSFSRILTGMFHSRVEYPDEDLIKKIKEEGKKNGSSNKKSTENIKDRSKKNKKAD; from the coding sequence ATGCAAAAGAAAAAAATAATTGATAAAAATATAATACAAAAGATATCCATATTTTTTGTATTGTTACTTGCTATCACTCTGGTTCTTTCAATTAATTTTTTTCCGGATAAAATTCTCTTAAGGGAGGGGCAAATATGTACGAAAGATATCCTGTCTCCGGGTGATTTTGAATTTACAGATATAGAAGCAACACAAAATTTAAGAGAAAAAGCTGCTAAATCGATAAAAGAAGTGTACGATCTAAATTTAGCCAATATTGAGAATGTTGAAAAAGACATAGATGTTTTCTTTTTAAAGATAGAAGAATATCAAAAAAAAATTACTGAATCTTCTAAAGAGACTCCTTCTCTTACTTTGGAATTTGAGACTAAAGAGAAATCTGAGGAGATTGAATTAATTGAAATAGCTAATGAAATAAATGAAAATTTAGGATTATATATTAGCGAACAAGTTATAATAGGTTGTCTCCTGTTGGATAATTTATCTTTAGAGAAAATAAGGGTGGATACCAAAAATGCTTTAAGAAAAATAATGGAGCAAGGGATTAGAAAAGATGATTTAGAAACCGCAAAAAAACAATTAATTAGAGAGATTAGTGAAATTTCCCTTGATCATAATGACGCCCTGATAGCCAGCGAGATTGCCACCTCTTTGCTTTTGCCAAGTTTATTTTTAAATGAAGAAGATACAGAAAAAAGACGTCAGGAAGCCATCGCTTCGGTAGATGATTTGATAAGAACAATTCAAAAAGGACAGATAATTATAAGAAAAGGAGAAGTGGTTACTTCAGAAGATATCGCCATCCTTAATTCTTTAGGTCTAAAAAATCCCAAGATAAATTTTTCTAACATCATAGGAATAGTTATAATTACGGCAGTCTGCCTTTTAGTAATCTTTTTATATTTGAGTTTCTTTTTTCCTGGTATTTATGAAAATGTAAATAAATTGATATTGCTGGGTATTATTTCTATCTTAGTTGTTTTGCTTGCCAAGATTGCAAGTCAGGTATCAGGATATTTAATGCCCATTGCTTCTGCCTCAATGTTAATTGCTATATCTTTAAGTCCCAATGTTGCCATGATGCTTACCGTTATATTAAGCCTGTTAATAGGATTTTTTCCGGGAGGTGGATTAAATTATATTTTAGTTTCGGTAATTAGTGGAATTGTGGCCATATATAGCATTCGGAAAGCAACCCAAAGGTCAAGTCTGACACGTGCAGGGTTAATTATTGCCGGAGTGAATATGATGATTATATCGGCTTTGGGTTTAATCAATAATGAAGGTTATTATCTAATTTTACAAAACAATTTATGGGGAGTCCTAAACGGTTTTTTAGCAGTCATTATGACCATTGGAATTCTTCCTTTCTTAGAAAGCTATTTCGATATCACCACCTCTTTTAAGTTGATGGAATTATCTAATCCTAACCAACCTCTATTAAAAAAGATGATATTGGAAGCACCCGGTACTTATCATCACAGTATAGTTGTGGGAAATTTATCTGAGACTGCTGCCGAAGAGATTGGGGGTAATGGGTTATTAGCTCGGGTTGGTGCTATTTATCATGATATCGGTAAAATAAAAAGACCTTATTTCTTTACTGAGAATCAAGAAGCATATAAAAATATTCATGATGATATGGAGCCCAGTTTAAGTGCCTTAGTCATTGCTTCTCATGTCAAAGAAGGAATAGAGTTGGCAAAAAAAAGTAAACTCCCTAAGGATATAGTTGATATCATCGCCCAACACCACGGAACCAATTTAATTACCTATTTTTTCCACAGAGCTTTACAAGAAAATGGATCAGCTAATGAGGCAGTTGCCGAAGAGAATTATCGTTATTCCGGACCAAAACCACAGACTAAAGAAGCAGCAATTATTTTATTGGCTGATTCTCTGGAAGCAGCAACCAGAAGTTTAACCAATCCTACACCCACTAGAATAAAAACCTTGGTAAAAGAAATTATCCAGAAGAATTTGGAAAGTGGTCAGTTGGAAGAATGCGATTTAACCTTAAAAGACCTGGATAAAATTGGGGATAGTTTTTCTCGGATTCTTACCGGAATGTTTCACAGCCGAGTGGAATATCCCGATGAAGATTTGATAAAAAAAATAAAAGAAGAAGGAAAAAAGAATGGAAGTTCTAATAAAAAATCAACAGAAAATATTAAAGATAGATCAAAGAAAAATAAAAAAGCTGATTAA
- a CDS encoding TAXI family TRAP transporter solute-binding subunit gives MLKSKTIIIFVLAMSLVMGMLSFGIAAEKQFVAIATGGTGGTYYPLGGALAQMLSNNVEGLIVTAQTGNASRANCNLISRGQIETAFSQANVTYWSYSGTGIYSNEPILTNLRGIASLYPETIHIVATKASGIKTIEDLKGKSVGVGAPNSGTAADAEIILAAHGITFDDIKVDYIDFNEVAQRLIDGQIDAGFTTAGFPTSSIINIATKRDIVLVPISPEKSKELVEAIPYYGATVIPGGLYKGVDEDVLALATPALWICDSKLEPTLVYKMTKALWEHRDVLEKVHSQGKNITLETALGGMGIPLHPGAELYYKEVGLIK, from the coding sequence ATGCTAAAAAGTAAGACAATAATTATTTTCGTATTAGCAATGAGTTTAGTAATGGGAATGCTTAGTTTTGGGATAGCTGCTGAAAAACAATTTGTAGCTATTGCTACCGGTGGAACGGGAGGAACTTACTATCCTTTGGGTGGGGCATTAGCTCAAATGCTTTCTAATAATGTCGAAGGATTAATCGTGACAGCCCAAACAGGAAACGCTTCCAGAGCAAACTGTAACTTAATCAGCAGGGGTCAGATTGAAACTGCTTTTTCTCAAGCAAATGTTACCTATTGGAGTTATTCCGGTACTGGAATATATAGTAACGAACCTATTCTTACTAATTTAAGAGGTATTGCTTCTTTATATCCGGAAACTATTCATATAGTTGCTACCAAGGCATCTGGAATTAAAACCATAGAAGATCTCAAAGGAAAGAGCGTGGGAGTGGGTGCACCTAATAGCGGAACTGCTGCTGATGCTGAAATAATTTTAGCAGCTCATGGAATTACTTTTGATGATATAAAAGTAGATTATATCGACTTTAATGAAGTAGCCCAGCGTTTGATCGATGGGCAGATAGATGCCGGTTTTACCACTGCTGGATTTCCAACTTCCAGCATCATTAATATAGCTACTAAAAGAGATATCGTCCTGGTTCCTATAAGCCCGGAAAAATCAAAAGAATTAGTGGAAGCAATTCCCTATTATGGAGCCACAGTTATCCCAGGTGGACTGTATAAAGGTGTGGATGAAGATGTTTTAGCCCTTGCTACCCCAGCTTTATGGATCTGTGATTCCAAATTAGAACCTACCTTGGTCTACAAAATGACTAAAGCTTTATGGGAACATCGAGATGTATTAGAAAAAGTTCATTCTCAAGGTAAAAATATTACTTTAGAAACCGCTCTTGGTGGTATGGGAATACCATTGCATCCGGGTGCAGAATTATACTACAAAGAAGTTGGCTTGATTAAATAA
- a CDS encoding PhoH family protein — protein MSQSNQPVDWKLLYKDAISVFKKDKEIKPKTLGQQKYIAAIKKNDIVFVIGPAGTGKTYLAVAIALSALKSEEVDRIILVRPAVEAGESLGYLPGDLLEKIDPYFRPLYDAMYEMMPSEKFQKYMERGIIEIAPLAYMRGRTLNNSFIILDDAQNTTLGQMKMFLTRFGFGSKVIINGDITQVDLPLKEHSGLTRVERILKEIKGIEFVHLNDRDVVRHRLVQEIIRAYEKEDLRNHKKE, from the coding sequence ATGTCCCAGAGTAACCAACCGGTGGATTGGAAATTATTATATAAAGATGCGATAAGTGTTTTTAAAAAAGATAAAGAGATCAAGCCAAAAACTTTGGGTCAGCAGAAATATATTGCTGCTATTAAAAAAAATGATATTGTCTTTGTTATTGGTCCTGCCGGAACGGGGAAGACCTACTTGGCAGTAGCTATCGCTTTATCCGCTCTAAAGAGTGAAGAGGTAGATAGAATAATTTTGGTCAGACCTGCGGTAGAAGCAGGGGAAAGCTTAGGTTATTTACCGGGAGATTTACTGGAAAAGATAGATCCCTATTTTCGCCCCTTATATGATGCAATGTACGAAATGATGCCTTCGGAAAAGTTCCAAAAATATATGGAAAGAGGGATAATAGAAATAGCGCCCTTAGCCTATATGCGGGGAAGAACTTTAAATAACTCTTTCATTATCTTAGATGATGCTCAAAATACTACTTTGGGCCAGATGAAGATGTTTTTGACCCGCTTTGGCTTTGGCTCTAAAGTGATCATTAACGGAGACATTACCCAGGTAGACTTACCGCTTAAGGAGCATTCCGGATTGACCAGGGTAGAAAGGATACTTAAAGAAATAAAGGGTATTGAATTCGTGCATCTTAATGACCGGGATGTAGTGAGGCATAGATTGGTTCAGGAAATTATCCGTGCTTACGAAAAGGAAGATTTACGGAACCACAAAAAGGAGTGA
- the ybeY gene encoding rRNA maturation RNase YbeY: MEVLIKNQQKILKIDQRKIKKLIKIALQHLQVDEKTEISILFTDDQFIRLLNHKYRGIDRSTDVLSFSLREGSINTPELGSEKLIGDIVISVETAQRQANNLNHNIEKELMVLLIHGLLHLTGYAHQEEKDYKIMQEKEDKILEIFDLLPDV; encoded by the coding sequence ATGGAAGTTCTAATAAAAAATCAACAGAAAATATTAAAGATAGATCAAAGAAAAATAAAAAAGCTGATTAAAATAGCTCTGCAACATCTCCAAGTTGATGAAAAAACCGAAATCAGTATTCTGTTTACTGATGATCAATTTATCAGATTGCTAAATCATAAATATCGAGGGATTGATAGATCAACCGATGTTTTATCCTTTAGTTTAAGAGAGGGATCTATCAACACTCCGGAATTAGGGAGTGAGAAACTTATAGGTGATATAGTTATCTCTGTTGAGACTGCCCAAAGGCAGGCAAATAACTTAAATCATAACATAGAAAAAGAGCTAATGGTTCTATTAATTCATGGCTTATTACATCTAACCGGCTATGCTCACCAAGAAGAGAAAGATTACAAAATTATGCAGGAAAAAGAAGATAAAATATTGGAAATATTTGATTTGTTACCCGATGTTTAA